In Ailuropoda melanoleuca isolate Jingjing unplaced genomic scaffold, ASM200744v2 unplaced-scaffold9495, whole genome shotgun sequence, the following proteins share a genomic window:
- the SPIN2B gene encoding spindlin-2B: MKTLHKKAAAGQQTRETDDHHIGSANIRKKKNCQKKQRGRPSSQPRRNIVGCRISHGWKEDNEPITQWKGTVLDQVPINPSLYLVKYDGIDCVYGLELHRDERILKLKILPDKVPFSQVRDVHLANTIIGKAVEHMFEGEHGSKDEWRGMVLAQAPIMKAWFYITYEKDPVLYMYQLLDDYREGDLRIMPESSESPPAEREPEGVIDGLIGKHVEYTKEDGSKRTRKVIHQVKAKPSVYFIKFNDDFHIYVYDLVKKS; this comes from the coding sequence ATGAAGACCCTTCACAAAAAGGCAGCTGCAGGGCAGCAAACCAGGGAAACTGATGATCATCACATTGGATCTgcaaatataaggaagaaaaagaactgtcaaaagaaacagagaggcaGACCTTCATCACAGCCCCGAAGGAACATCGTGGGCTGCAGAATTTCACATGGATGGAAAGAAGACAATGAGCCCATCACCCAGTGGAAAGGAACCGTTCTGGATCAGGTGCCTATCAATCCCTCTCTTTACCTGGTCAAATATGATGGAATTGACTGTGTCTATGGACTGGAACTTCACAGAGATGAAAGGATTTTAAAGCTTAAAATCCTTCCTGATAAGGTGCCATTTTCTCAAGTCAGAGATGTGCACCTTGCAAACACCATAATTGGTAAAGCTGTGGAACATATGTTTGAGGGTGAGCATGGTTCTAAGGATGAATGGAGGGGAATGGTCTTGGCCCAAGCACCTATCATGAAAGCCTGGTTTTATATTACCTATGAGAAGGATCCTGTTTTATACATGTACCAGCTTCTAGATGATTACAGAGAAGGAGACCTCCGTATCATGCCAGAGTCCAGTGAGTCTCCCCCAGCAGAGAGGGAGCCAGAAGGAGTTATAGATGGCCTGATAGGTAAACATGTGGAATATACCAAAGAAGATGGCTCCAAAAGGACACGCAAGGTCATTCACCAAGTCAAAGCCAAACCCTCTGTGTATTTCATCAAGTTTAATGATGATTTCCATATCTATGTCTATGATTTGGTGAAAAAGTCCTAA